The window CTCAACTTGCGTGCCGACGACGGCAGCTATCAGCGCCTGGGACTCGACTTTCGCGCCTTCTGCAGGGTCTGCGCCAACACCTCGGTGCAGGTGGCTGAACTGAAACAGGCCTATGGGATTGCCGCCTAGACGGACACACCGGCACTTTTTGCTTCCCTATCCGAGACGCTTGTGCTATTGTCTCCGCTGCGGACCCTAGGGTTCCGCTCCCCTTTCGCCAGGGAGGTTCTTTACATAGGTGGACATTGCCGAGGCGGCCATCGCAGCTGCCTCGGCAGGGTCCTTCCCGCCGCTTTTTCCCGACTCTCCCCTTTAGACTCCGTTACCTCTCACATGGTTGGCAAAGATTTTTCCTGGTGCTGTTTGTTTTAGCGGCGCGCCGAAATGGACGGCTTTGCCTTACCACAGCGCTTCAACTTCGGGATAGTCGAGGATGCGCCGGTCTCTGCTGATCAGGCGGTATTCGTAGAGGCGGGCGGTGGCCGCGATGAGGCGGTCGGCCGGATCGCTGTGAAAGGGCTCGGGCAGGTAGACCGATTCCAAAGCCACCGCGTTGGTAACCGGCAAAAAGCTCAGGTAGGGCAGCGACTGGGCTTGTGAAAGCCACTGGCGGGGACTGCGGTCGAGCTTGAGACGTCCTCGTTCGACTAGGAGCGCGATCTCCCACACGCTGATCGAGGAGACGTAGACTGCCTCTTGAACGCGGGCTTCGTCGATGACCTTGCGGGCCTCCTGCGAGAGCTTGTCGGGATCGGACAGCCACCACACCAGGGCGTGGGTGTCGAGCAGGATCATTGAGCCGCTTCCCACTCCTCCTCGGCCAGCGGCTCGGTCGGATCCCGGTACTCCAGGACACTTCCCCGCAGGGAGGAGAGTATCTCGTCGGGCTCATCCTCCTGGTAGGGGACGATCTTGAGGACGGGGCGACCGTGGTCGGTAATGATGAGAGTCTTGCCGGTGCTTTCCACGTTGCGAAAATACTCCAGAGCTTGGGGCTTAAACTTCGACTTGGAAACGAATTCTTGCATGCGCTTAGAGCTCAGATCCTTTCTGCACTCTGTCACCATGGTCACCATACCATAGTCATATTTGGGGCGCAACCGTTTTCTTCCAGGTCGAGCCGGAGCACATCCAGAGCACATCCCCATTGCCTGCCGGTAGCGACATGGCCTATGCTTTTGGCTTTAGTGGAGCCGTTTTGCATCGTGCAATGAACAAGCAACAGCGAGGTGTTATGAGACGCATTTGGGGGATGTCGTTGGTTTGGGGATGTCTGGTTGTATTGGCCTGGGGAGCCGCCTTGGGTCAAGACATGGGAGAAGGCCAGCCGGGTTTCGAATTCTATCCGGGCGCAGAGTACGATCCTGAGGTCCCCACCTTGCAGCAGGTGGTGGGCCATTCCTGGGGGGAGAGGATCACTCTGCACCATGAGATCGAAGACTACGTGCAGGCGCTGGCCCAAGCCTCTCCCCGAGTGCAACTGCGCAGACATGGGGAAAGCTGGGAAGGCAAGGCGCTCTATCACCTCATCGTCGCCTCTGAGGAGAACC is drawn from Acidobacteriota bacterium and contains these coding sequences:
- a CDS encoding type II toxin-antitoxin system VapC family toxin; this translates as MGSGSMILLDTHALVWWLSDPDKLSQEARKVIDEARVQEAVYVSSISVWEIALLVERGRLKLDRSPRQWLSQAQSLPYLSFLPVTNAVALESVYLPEPFHSDPADRLIAATARLYEYRLISRDRRILDYPEVEALW
- a CDS encoding type II toxin-antitoxin system prevent-host-death family antitoxin, whose product is MQEFVSKSKFKPQALEYFRNVESTGKTLIITDHGRPVLKIVPYQEDEPDEILSSLRGSVLEYRDPTEPLAEEEWEAAQ